CCGTGGCTGAAGGCGCGGTATCGATTACGCCGTTGCGATTGGATCTGACGCACCAGGGCCGGCTGGCCGAGGTGCGGTCATGGGCGGAGCCTCTATGCGCAAACGGGTAGGTCCGGAGCCCACGCCCTGGGCCGCGCCCGCCGGGACGCGGGGCAGCGCACCGTATCGAACGGGGAGCCTCGCGCCGGCGTTCACGCCCGCCAACAGCAATACCCGCGTCTCGCCGCCCGGCCTGCCGCGCGTGGCGCCGCCGCCGCCGGCGCCCGACAGCTCGGCCAATCTCGGGCTGAATTCCGAGCGCCTGCGCCGCGCGATGGTGCAGCGGCTGCGCGCCCAGGGCATTACCGACGAACGGGTGCTTGCGGCCATGGAAGCGGTGCCGCGCCACATCTTCGTGGACCAGGCCCTGGCGAGCCGCGCCTACGAAGATGCCGCCTTGCCGATCGGACATTCGCAAACCATTTCGCAGCCATGGGTGGTGGCGCGCATGATCGCCGCCGTCTGCGAAGACCGTGAGCCCACGCGGGTCATGGAGGTGGGCGCCGGATGCGGTTATCAGGCCGCCGTGCTGGCCCAGTTCGTTCGCGACGTCCATGCCATCGAACGCATACGCGGCCTGTACGAACTGGCCCGCGGGCACCTGCGCCAGCTGCGTCTCAC
The sequence above is a segment of the Bordetella genomosp. 9 genome. Coding sequences within it:
- a CDS encoding protein-L-isoaspartate(D-aspartate) O-methyltransferase, which codes for MRKRVGPEPTPWAAPAGTRGSAPYRTGSLAPAFTPANSNTRVSPPGLPRVAPPPPAPDSSANLGLNSERLRRAMVQRLRAQGITDERVLAAMEAVPRHIFVDQALASRAYEDAALPIGHSQTISQPWVVARMIAAVCEDREPTRVMEVGAGCGYQAAVLAQFVRDVHAIERIRGLYELARGHLRQLRLTTRVRLTHGDGMLGLPNTAPFDAIVVAAAGLTIPQALLSQLAPGGRLIAPEGGSNQRLVLIERTGASSWKRVELEAVRFVPLRAGIQS